One window of the Klebsiella sp. WP3-W18-ESBL-02 genome contains the following:
- the exbB gene encoding tol-pal system-associated acyl-CoA thioesterase produces the protein MGNNLMQADLSVWGMYHHADIVVKVVMIGLILASVVTWAIFFSKGAELISHKRRLKREQKLLADARSLNQAHETAAAFDARSLSSQLINEAQNELELSAGSQDNEGIKERTGFRLERRVAAVGRHMGRGNGFLATIGAISPFVGLFGTVWGIMNSFIGIAQTQTTNLAVVAPGIAEALLATAIGLFAAIPAVVIYNVFARLIGGFKANLSDVAAQVLLLQSRDLDLSASGVHPVRTAQKLRVG, from the coding sequence GTGGGTAATAATTTGATGCAGGCGGATCTCTCCGTTTGGGGTATGTATCATCATGCCGACATCGTGGTTAAAGTGGTCATGATTGGCTTGATACTGGCATCCGTCGTCACCTGGGCTATTTTCTTCAGCAAGGGCGCCGAGCTCATTTCTCATAAGCGCCGCCTCAAGCGCGAACAGAAGCTGTTAGCCGATGCGCGTTCACTCAATCAGGCGCACGAAACGGCCGCCGCATTCGACGCCCGCAGCCTGAGCAGCCAGCTGATTAATGAAGCGCAGAACGAACTCGAGCTTTCGGCCGGTTCGCAAGACAACGAAGGCATTAAAGAACGTACCGGTTTCCGTCTTGAACGTCGCGTTGCGGCGGTAGGCCGTCACATGGGACGCGGTAACGGCTTCCTCGCGACCATCGGTGCTATCTCTCCGTTCGTCGGCCTGTTCGGCACCGTATGGGGCATCATGAACAGCTTTATCGGTATCGCCCAGACCCAAACCACTAACCTGGCGGTGGTGGCACCGGGTATCGCAGAAGCCCTGCTGGCGACTGCGATTGGCCTGTTTGCCGCGATTCCGGCGGTGGTGATTTATAACGTCTTCGCGCGTCTCATCGGCGGCTTCAAGGCCAACCTTAGCGATGTGGCCGCCCAGGTTCTGCTGCTGCAGAGTCGCGATCTGGATCTCAGCGCCAGCGGCGTGCATCCGGTCCGTACCGCCCAGAAATTACGAGTAGGTTAA
- the exbD gene encoding TonB system transport protein ExbD — translation MAMRLNENLDDTGEMHEINVTPFIDVMLVLLIIFMVAAPLATVDVKVNLPASSSQPQPRPEKPVYLSVKADKSMFLGNDPITDDNMVTALEALTEGKKDTTIFFRADKTVDYETMMKVMDTLHQAGYLKIGLVGEETVAKK, via the coding sequence ATGGCAATGCGTCTTAATGAAAATCTGGACGACACCGGCGAAATGCATGAAATCAACGTGACGCCGTTTATCGACGTCATGCTGGTGCTCTTGATTATCTTCATGGTTGCCGCACCGCTGGCGACCGTCGATGTCAAAGTGAATCTGCCGGCGTCTTCTAGCCAACCGCAGCCACGCCCGGAAAAACCGGTCTACCTGTCGGTGAAAGCGGATAAATCGATGTTCCTCGGTAATGATCCCATCACCGATGACAATATGGTCACGGCGCTGGAAGCGCTGACGGAAGGCAAGAAAGACACCACCATCTTCTTCCGCGCCGATAAAACGGTGGACTATGAAACGATGATGAAGGTTATGGATACGCTTCATCAGGCGGGCTATCTGAAGATTGGCCTGGTTGGCGAAGAGACCGTCGCGAAAAAATAA